One region of Labrus mixtus chromosome 1, fLabMix1.1, whole genome shotgun sequence genomic DNA includes:
- the dbndd1 gene encoding dysbindin domain-containing protein 1 gives MEAQGGAGSPEPNKDIQKLLKPSSSGDLSKELFQHSAGGEEEGSLSGHTASLLHITEKRQPLSSVSSLEVHFDLLDLTELTDMSDQELAEVFADSDEENHNESPAGSHQPMLPRGGYMRSPSWTRCSKVEHPRERKHHSDSDTAEPLMKLERPKQP, from the exons aGCCCAATAAGGACATCCAGAAGCTGCTGAAGCCCTCCAGCTCAGGTGACCTGTCCAAGGAGCTCTTCCAGCACTCAGCaggtggggaggaggagggcagccTGTCAGGGCACACCGCAAGCCTGCTGCACATCACAGAAAAGAGAC AACCGCTGAGCAGCGTGTCTTCTCTGGAGGTGCATTTTGACCTCCTGGATCTGACAGAGCTGACTGACATGTCAGACCAGGAACTGGCTGAAGTTTTTGCCGACTCTGATGAGGAGAACCACAACGAGTCCCCAGCag GTTCCCACCAGCCCATGCTGCCCAGAGGTGGTTACATGCGCTCCCCCTCGTGGACACGCTGCAGCAAAGTTGAGCATCCAAGAGAGAGGAAACACCACAGTGACTCGGACACCGCGGAGCCCTTAATGAAACTGGAAAGGCCGAAGCAGCCATGa
- the LOC132975548 gene encoding AFG3-like protein 1 isoform X2, with protein sequence MGLISLSVGPLRNRVRTLRSWSRDLSTFSATFRNTGVLVPSSLVQKRFGLYQQSFQLARLLSSNKPPRGFEKFFPKSEESSEVNKSAKENTKEQESLVSERQDPSDDGDERRRREKKDEWYSWTRFQEDFPFDAKAVRNFAIAAAGMTSAFLYFYFRETGVQISWKDFVQYYLNRGLVDHLEVVNKQYVKVIPARGINSSEVSYLWFNIGSVESFEHNLEMAQKEMGVEPTQKVPVFFSSESDGNLLFSVLPTLLLVGFLLFASRQGPMAGGRGGTGRGNPFSMSESKAKVIKDNISVRFKDVAGCEEAKLEVLEFVNYLKNPQKYQDLGAKIPKGAVLSGPPGTGKTLLAKATAGEANVPFITVNGSEFQEMFVGVGPARIRDMFATARKNAPCILFIDEIDAVGRKRGGGNFGNQSEQENTLNQLLVEMDGFNSSTNVVVLAGTNRVDILDPALMRPGRFDRHIYIGPPDIKGRASIFKVHLRPLKLDPSIEVKALARKLAALTPGFTGADIANVCNEAALIAARHLHKHISTKHFEQAVDRVIGGLEKKSQVLQLPEKTTVAYHEAGHAVVGWFLEHADPLLKVSIVPRGKGLGYAQYLPKEQYLFNREQLFDRMCMMLGGRVAEQVFFRRITTGAQDDLRKVTQSAYAQVVEFGMSEAVGQVSFNLPQQGDIVTEKPFSESTAQLIDQEVRLLIDTAFQRTLKLVTDKREMVEKVAKRLLEKEILDRADMVELLGTRPFQEKTSYEEFVEVLGEFEEDTSLPVGLKDWNKNNSEDQQKTSSLYL encoded by the exons ATGGGTCTAATATCTTTAAGTGTCGGACCTTTAAGGAACCGGGTCCGGACGCTTCGGTCGTGGAGCAGAGACCTGTCGACATTCTCAGCCACTTTTCGTAACACTGGAGTTCTCGTCCCG TCGTCACTGGTCCAAAAGAGATTTGGTTTATATCAACAGAGTTTTCAACTCGCTCGGCTCCTGAGCTCGAACAAACCACCAAGAG GTTTTGAAAAGTTTTTCCCAAAGAGTGAAGAAAGCTCTGAAGTCAACAAATCAGCTAAAG AAAACACCAAAGAGCAAGAATCTCTTGTAAGTGAAAGGCAGGACCCAAGTGATGATGGGGACGAAAGacgaagaagagaaaagaaagatgaatgGTATTCATGGACACGTTTTCAG gaGGATTTTCCCTTTGATGCAAAAGCAGTTCGCAACTTTGCAATCGCCGCAGCAGGCATGACCTCAGCTTTTTTATACTTCTACTTCCGAGAGACGGGGGTCCAGATCTCCTGGAAGGACTTTGTGCAGTACTACTTGAACAGAGGCTTG GTTGATCACCTGGAAGTTGTCAATAAACAATATGTCAAAGTGATTCCTGCCCGTGGGATTAACTCATCAGAAGTG AGCTATTTGTGGTTCAACATTGGCAGTGTTGAGTCATTTGAGCATAACCTGGAGATGGCCCAGAAAGAGATGGGCGTGGAGCCCACACAGAAAGTACCTGTGTTCTTTAGCAGTGAAAGTGATGG GAATCTGCTTTTCTCTGTTCTGCCAACATTACTGCTGGTGggctttttactttttgccTCGCGGCAGGGACCAATGGCAGGAGGCCGTGGAGGTACGGGGCGAGGAAACCCCTTTAGCATGAGTGAATCCAAAGCCAAGGTCATAAAGGACAACATCAGCGTTCGATTCAAGGACGTTGCAGGCTGTGAGGAGGCCAAACTGGAGGTTTTGGAGTTTGTAAACTACTTGAAGAACCCTCAAAAGTACCAGGACCTTGGAGCCAAGATCCCAAAG GGTGCAGTGTTATCAGGTCCTCCTGGTACTGGCAAAACCTTGCTGGCTAAGGCCACTGCGGGAGAAGCCAACGTCCCCTTCATCACTGTCAACGGCTCAGAGTTCCAGGAAATGTTTGTGGGAGTGGGCCCAGCGAGG ATAAGAGATATGTTTGCCACAGCACGCAAAAATGCCCCCTGCATCCTTTTCATTGATGAGATCGATGCCGTGGGCAGAAAGAGAGGTGGAGGGAACTTTGGCAACCAGAGCGAGCAGGAAAACACCCTGAACCAGCTGCTGGTGGAAATGGATG GGTTCAACAGTAGCACTAACGTGGTTGTTTTAGCGGGGACCAATCGAGTCGATATACTGGATCCAGCTTTGATGAGGCCAGGACGATTTGATCGACATATATACATAG GTCCACCAGATATTAAAGGCAGGGCCTCCATCTTCAAGGTGCATTTAAGACCTTTAAAGCTGGACCCCAGTATAGAAGTCAAGGCTTTGGCCAGAAAGCTAGCTGCACTAACTCCAGGTTTTACTG GAGCTGATATTGCTAATGTGTGTAATGAAGCTGCTCTAATTGCTGCACGTCACCTCCACAAACATATCAGCACTAAGCACTTTGAACAGGCTGTGGACAGAGTTATCGGGG GTTTGGAGAAAAAGTCTCAGGTGCTGCAGCTTCCAGAGAAGACCACTGTGGCGTACCATGAGGCAGGACACGCTGTGGTGGGCTGGTTTCTTGAACATGCAGACCCTCTACTTAAG GTGTCCATTGTTCCCAGAGGGAAAGGTCTAGGTTATGCCCAGTATCTGCCTAAAGAACAGTACCTGTTTAACCGGGAGCAGCTGTTTGACAGAATGTGCATGATGCTGGGAGGTCGTGTGGCTGAGCAGGTTTTTTTCCGCAGAATCACTACTGGGGCTCAGGATGACCTCAGGAAAGTCACTCAGTCTGCCTATGCTCAG GTTGTAGAGTTTGGAATGAGTGAGGCTGTGGGTCAGGTGTCCTTTAACCTCCCTCAGCAGGGCGATATTGTCacagagaaacccttcagtGAGTCTACAGCCCAGCTTATAGACCAGGAGGTCCGCTTGCTTATAGATACTGCCTTCCAgcggacactgaagcttgtCACCGATAAAAGAGAGATGGTGGAGAAG GTGGCAAAGCGTCTTCTAGAAAAGGAGATTCTAGACAGAGCCGACATGGTGGAGCTGCTGGGAACTCGTCCCTTTCAGGAGAAGACGTCATATGAGGAGTTTGTTGAAGTGTTGGGGGAATTTGAGGAGGACACATCTCTACCTGTAGGGCTGAAGGACTGGAACAAGAATAACAGTGAGGACCAGCAAAAGACATCATCCCTTTACCTGTAG
- the LOC132975548 gene encoding AFG3-like protein 1 isoform X1 → MGLISLSVGPLRNRVRTLRSWSRDLSTFSATFRNTGVLVPKSSLVQKRFGLYQQSFQLARLLSSNKPPRGFEKFFPKSEESSEVNKSAKENTKEQESLVSERQDPSDDGDERRRREKKDEWYSWTRFQEDFPFDAKAVRNFAIAAAGMTSAFLYFYFRETGVQISWKDFVQYYLNRGLVDHLEVVNKQYVKVIPARGINSSEVSYLWFNIGSVESFEHNLEMAQKEMGVEPTQKVPVFFSSESDGNLLFSVLPTLLLVGFLLFASRQGPMAGGRGGTGRGNPFSMSESKAKVIKDNISVRFKDVAGCEEAKLEVLEFVNYLKNPQKYQDLGAKIPKGAVLSGPPGTGKTLLAKATAGEANVPFITVNGSEFQEMFVGVGPARIRDMFATARKNAPCILFIDEIDAVGRKRGGGNFGNQSEQENTLNQLLVEMDGFNSSTNVVVLAGTNRVDILDPALMRPGRFDRHIYIGPPDIKGRASIFKVHLRPLKLDPSIEVKALARKLAALTPGFTGADIANVCNEAALIAARHLHKHISTKHFEQAVDRVIGGLEKKSQVLQLPEKTTVAYHEAGHAVVGWFLEHADPLLKVSIVPRGKGLGYAQYLPKEQYLFNREQLFDRMCMMLGGRVAEQVFFRRITTGAQDDLRKVTQSAYAQVVEFGMSEAVGQVSFNLPQQGDIVTEKPFSESTAQLIDQEVRLLIDTAFQRTLKLVTDKREMVEKVAKRLLEKEILDRADMVELLGTRPFQEKTSYEEFVEVLGEFEEDTSLPVGLKDWNKNNSEDQQKTSSLYL, encoded by the exons ATGGGTCTAATATCTTTAAGTGTCGGACCTTTAAGGAACCGGGTCCGGACGCTTCGGTCGTGGAGCAGAGACCTGTCGACATTCTCAGCCACTTTTCGTAACACTGGAGTTCTCGTCCCG aagTCGTCACTGGTCCAAAAGAGATTTGGTTTATATCAACAGAGTTTTCAACTCGCTCGGCTCCTGAGCTCGAACAAACCACCAAGAG GTTTTGAAAAGTTTTTCCCAAAGAGTGAAGAAAGCTCTGAAGTCAACAAATCAGCTAAAG AAAACACCAAAGAGCAAGAATCTCTTGTAAGTGAAAGGCAGGACCCAAGTGATGATGGGGACGAAAGacgaagaagagaaaagaaagatgaatgGTATTCATGGACACGTTTTCAG gaGGATTTTCCCTTTGATGCAAAAGCAGTTCGCAACTTTGCAATCGCCGCAGCAGGCATGACCTCAGCTTTTTTATACTTCTACTTCCGAGAGACGGGGGTCCAGATCTCCTGGAAGGACTTTGTGCAGTACTACTTGAACAGAGGCTTG GTTGATCACCTGGAAGTTGTCAATAAACAATATGTCAAAGTGATTCCTGCCCGTGGGATTAACTCATCAGAAGTG AGCTATTTGTGGTTCAACATTGGCAGTGTTGAGTCATTTGAGCATAACCTGGAGATGGCCCAGAAAGAGATGGGCGTGGAGCCCACACAGAAAGTACCTGTGTTCTTTAGCAGTGAAAGTGATGG GAATCTGCTTTTCTCTGTTCTGCCAACATTACTGCTGGTGggctttttactttttgccTCGCGGCAGGGACCAATGGCAGGAGGCCGTGGAGGTACGGGGCGAGGAAACCCCTTTAGCATGAGTGAATCCAAAGCCAAGGTCATAAAGGACAACATCAGCGTTCGATTCAAGGACGTTGCAGGCTGTGAGGAGGCCAAACTGGAGGTTTTGGAGTTTGTAAACTACTTGAAGAACCCTCAAAAGTACCAGGACCTTGGAGCCAAGATCCCAAAG GGTGCAGTGTTATCAGGTCCTCCTGGTACTGGCAAAACCTTGCTGGCTAAGGCCACTGCGGGAGAAGCCAACGTCCCCTTCATCACTGTCAACGGCTCAGAGTTCCAGGAAATGTTTGTGGGAGTGGGCCCAGCGAGG ATAAGAGATATGTTTGCCACAGCACGCAAAAATGCCCCCTGCATCCTTTTCATTGATGAGATCGATGCCGTGGGCAGAAAGAGAGGTGGAGGGAACTTTGGCAACCAGAGCGAGCAGGAAAACACCCTGAACCAGCTGCTGGTGGAAATGGATG GGTTCAACAGTAGCACTAACGTGGTTGTTTTAGCGGGGACCAATCGAGTCGATATACTGGATCCAGCTTTGATGAGGCCAGGACGATTTGATCGACATATATACATAG GTCCACCAGATATTAAAGGCAGGGCCTCCATCTTCAAGGTGCATTTAAGACCTTTAAAGCTGGACCCCAGTATAGAAGTCAAGGCTTTGGCCAGAAAGCTAGCTGCACTAACTCCAGGTTTTACTG GAGCTGATATTGCTAATGTGTGTAATGAAGCTGCTCTAATTGCTGCACGTCACCTCCACAAACATATCAGCACTAAGCACTTTGAACAGGCTGTGGACAGAGTTATCGGGG GTTTGGAGAAAAAGTCTCAGGTGCTGCAGCTTCCAGAGAAGACCACTGTGGCGTACCATGAGGCAGGACACGCTGTGGTGGGCTGGTTTCTTGAACATGCAGACCCTCTACTTAAG GTGTCCATTGTTCCCAGAGGGAAAGGTCTAGGTTATGCCCAGTATCTGCCTAAAGAACAGTACCTGTTTAACCGGGAGCAGCTGTTTGACAGAATGTGCATGATGCTGGGAGGTCGTGTGGCTGAGCAGGTTTTTTTCCGCAGAATCACTACTGGGGCTCAGGATGACCTCAGGAAAGTCACTCAGTCTGCCTATGCTCAG GTTGTAGAGTTTGGAATGAGTGAGGCTGTGGGTCAGGTGTCCTTTAACCTCCCTCAGCAGGGCGATATTGTCacagagaaacccttcagtGAGTCTACAGCCCAGCTTATAGACCAGGAGGTCCGCTTGCTTATAGATACTGCCTTCCAgcggacactgaagcttgtCACCGATAAAAGAGAGATGGTGGAGAAG GTGGCAAAGCGTCTTCTAGAAAAGGAGATTCTAGACAGAGCCGACATGGTGGAGCTGCTGGGAACTCGTCCCTTTCAGGAGAAGACGTCATATGAGGAGTTTGTTGAAGTGTTGGGGGAATTTGAGGAGGACACATCTCTACCTGTAGGGCTGAAGGACTGGAACAAGAATAACAGTGAGGACCAGCAAAAGACATCATCCCTTTACCTGTAG